In Ruminococcus sp. HUN007, a genomic segment contains:
- a CDS encoding helix-turn-helix transcriptional regulator, producing the protein MDKVKTGALIREARTKKNLTQCELGDLIGVTNKAVSRWENGESFPDVGVIEKLSEVLDIHIQDIVTGGEKINDYKEEKMENVFIDIIHSMKQDRRKMFFSITSITVLTFLLMAGTRKDYNYSNIHDRLGANSWIEFPVRLMIFFLIMMICGKFILRSLPDTRHKIFEKRNNLQLPALAAGLIIIPAIILLSIHFSSAIPEKPAFYFRIAAILPFFISYTSFINELSTDDFSLYKLVLASSTMFLVVGYKSDCSYIISKEIFFRNIILIPILILAETVLMILFIRRRIYR; encoded by the coding sequence ATGGATAAAGTAAAAACCGGTGCTCTGATCAGAGAAGCACGTACAAAGAAAAACTTAACTCAGTGTGAGCTTGGTGACCTCATAGGTGTTACCAACAAGGCAGTTTCCAGATGGGAAAACGGAGAAAGTTTTCCGGACGTCGGTGTTATTGAAAAGCTGTCGGAAGTGCTTGATATACACATACAGGATATCGTAACCGGCGGTGAAAAAATCAATGATTACAAGGAAGAAAAAATGGAAAATGTTTTCATAGATATTATCCATTCCATGAAACAGGATCGTCGTAAAATGTTCTTCAGTATTACATCGATAACAGTGCTGACATTCTTACTTATGGCAGGAACACGAAAGGATTATAATTATTCGAATATTCATGACAGACTCGGTGCAAACTCATGGATCGAATTTCCTGTACGGCTGATGATATTTTTCCTGATTATGATGATATGCGGCAAATTCATACTGAGATCTTTACCGGATACCAGACATAAGATATTTGAGAAAAGAAATAATCTCCAGCTCCCAGCATTGGCTGCAGGTCTAATCATAATTCCTGCGATCATTTTACTGTCAATTCATTTCTCATCTGCAATTCCCGAAAAACCTGCTTTTTATTTCAGAATCGCAGCTATATTGCCATTTTTCATTTCTTACACAAGTTTTATAAATGAACTGTCAACAGATGATTTCAGTCTGTACAAACTTGTTTTGGCATCTTCGACAATGTTTCTTGTTGTCGGATACAAAAGCGATTGTTCCTATATAATATCAAAGGAAATCTTTTTCCGGAATATTATTCTGATCCCGATTTTGATCTTGGCGGAAACAGTATTAATGATACTGTTCATCCGCAGAAGAATATACCGTTAG